The following nucleotide sequence is from Glycine max cultivar Williams 82 chromosome 9, Glycine_max_v4.0, whole genome shotgun sequence.
ATGAACAcgaaaacaaaaatgacaacGTAAATGACTgcaaatgaaaatgataatGTACATTATGCGAACCTGGAGAAACAATGAAAATGAAcatacaaaaattttaaatgataacgTACATGACGCGAACCTGAGTGAGAGTGAAAAATGAAGCGCGAAGAGTGACAATGACCAATGAATGCCAAGAAACGTTCGCTATTGGCGGAGGGAGGGGTTAATGATGAGAACGAGGGAGACCACGACTGGAAAATGGAGGGAATACAAAGAGACATTCTTGGGGAAAATGtgtttacttaatttttaaatggtttTTATCCTAACTtatcctaattttttaatttagtccaAAGACTTGTCACATGGACAAAAACTTGTCATATAGACATATGACTAACCGTGGAGATTGAATTTTAACTGTAGGAACTTATTTACATAACGAAtgtaaaaaattcatatttttacatttaaaaaaaatagagactaATTTGCAGAAGGAACCAAAAGTTAAAGACCAAATGCCTAATTACTCTCATATATGAAGTGCATGTCATTTTcacaattatttaatattttaatactatacaaatgaattaaaatgaaaattttaatctaaaatagaatataaaaatataaatctcattttattttatcctttgtttttcaagaaaaaccttTTTAAATAAGGAATATGTTTTATAAACTTCGGAAaacatttgattttaaaaagcgAGGGTGCTGTTGCAATTGTATTGCAGTAGTGAAATGGCTGGTTCAATCGGAAGCGGAGGGAACACAAGCACGGGTGTGGAGTGGCACGTGCGACCTCCAAACCCTAAGAACCCCATCGTCTTCTTCGATGTCACCATCGGTAACATTCCCGCCGGTCGAATCAAGATGGAACTCTTCGCCGATATTGCCCCCAAAACTGCCGAGAATTTCAGGTATCTACGTTTCTACTCTTAAAGCGTGCGTTTTCTTCTTTTAGTGCTTAGTTAGACTGCACCTTGCCTTTAAGCATTGCTACCAACTTGCGCATGAACTTCCACGAAAATATCACTAGTTTTGGTTTTAGTCTACAAaagtttattcattttaatttcaaaagtgtaggtttattattattattttagttgatGTGATGTGATATTATCTTTTCTACTTTAGAATTTAAGAAACTTTGAATTTCAGCTTAAAATTGATGCGGAGATATAAGGTGGGTTTGATAGTTAAGGGAGGAGGGAAGTGGGGAAGGTTTGCTTCCCTCTACTAGcaaactaacaactaacatttgctgataaaaaaaataaaaaaagcttaCATTTGTTTCAGCTACATGACAAtgacattgaaaaaaaatgcaatgcatgtTTGGAATCTTGTGTGCTTGTAGAATAGTATAGATGATTTTATTACTTCTCAAAGACAATTTATTTGTTCAACTGTATTTttaactttccttttttttttgtgggtgtTTGTTATTGCATTGAGATTCTCTTTATTGACAAGTTCAGTTGATTAATTTTGGCTTTTGTTATTTGGCAGGCAGTTCTGCACTGGGGAGTACAGGTACTGGAACAATCTTTTCCACTCTGGTCATCAATCTATTGTcgttttctttctattttcatttaaagTCATGAGAGTTATGATATATTGCtgtgctttttttattttcttgtttttaagtTACCCACGACGTCATTATCATCGTTGTACTATACTTTAATAATTATACTACTTATTTGCAATATAAGATTCATAGCCTTAATTTGAGTTGGAAACACCTTGTCATTTCCTGCTTTCTAAGTCTGTTAGTTGGAAGATGGTGTTTATTGACTGCCAAAAGGATACTGAATTTGCCTTTTTAGTAGGTGGCTTTAAGTTAACTAATACTTTTTTATGATCTGATTTTATTGGCAGGAAAGCAGGACTGCCTGTTGGTTACAAGGGTTGTCAATTTCATAGAGTTATTAAGGATTTTATGATTCAGGCCGGTGATTTTGTAAAGGTACTGTTCTGGTCTGGTTTATCTTTGACTTTGTCTGTTTGTGTCaacattcatgaaaataaaataagctgAGTACACTTTATGGTCCATTTGCATGTCTTGATCTTATTGGACACATATAACATGATTGTTAATTTAGTTATAAAGTTTTGGGTCTTGTCTTACTTGCAACTTTCCTTGTCTCATTTCTAATCTTTCGATACCatgcccatttttttttttgtgttattaCATACATGCAAGGCCTTGAAACACTCTCTCTTTTGTTTCTGACCTTTTCTTGCACATTTTCATCCTAGTACCAAGATTTCTAATCTCAGTCCAAAATCTATTGATTCACTCAAGATTACTATAGCAACTTTCCTAACCTTATTAGACATCTCATCCCTTATGATTCTCAGATACCTTATTCCAATAAGTTATTCCTAAAAGTCCCCTTTGAGTTCCCACTAGTTGATCTTTGGATTTGTAACTTGTCAAGTTTTCTATTTATGTCTCTTAAAGCAAACCGCAAGGACCAAGACCGTATAGTCTGAAGCGCAAGACTCTCTTCTGGAATTACCTTGCAATCCTTGCAAGTTGTTTTATTTGGAATccttgtaaaaagaaaaaaacaaacgtCCTTGAGATTCCTCTTTTAGAAATCAAGAATAGATTGTTCTTCCTCATTTAGCTCTTCACAACCAAAGCCTCCTGTAAATTGCCTTGTCTCACTACCAGTGATGTCCATTTAGATCCTTGTctataagaatttattttatttttttctagcaGAGTGCCTTAACCAACTCCTCCAAAAACTTCTTCCATTCCTTCTTGTGGTGCATAAGATGATATTGATAGTTTTCCATgcaaccattaattttaaagataagatCTTGTCTCTTATTCTTTTTACATCCACCACATTATTCTTTCAATTCTTGTCCACAATATTACCCACTCCTTTCTTTCCTCTAACTTTCCCTTTGCATCAAAGTTTAAATCCTATAGTATCCAGCTCCTTTGCTTTTTCTTAAATCTATTTAGTTTCTTGAAGAAATATGGTGTTAATCCTTCTCCAAATCATATGGTGTCCATCACTTCCAAAAGCTTAACTATCAAAATACCAATATTCCAAAACCTAATCAAACACTTCTAGACTAGCTTCTATACCCATATCCATCTGGAAAAATGAGTGCCCTTGCTCATTTTGCGCCACATTCAAGTGCCACGCAGCAGTACTAGCTCATTTAACGCTATACTTTAGACATATAGTGTGTTACTTCTAGGTAATGACCTAGCATTAGCACAAAACAGTCATGAGTTATCTTTGTCTGGGGTTTCAACAAGTTTTACATTGACTGTCAGGGCCTAAAACAACCCTCCTCTTTTACCCCGTGGCTTGGTAATAGACTATGAGACCATAGGTGGAGTTTGCTATCATGCTACTATTACTATATGTAGCTGAACCCAAATGAATCCCCAAGGATATGAGACAATTGATATGATTATCTTGAACACCTATTTAATGTAACTTGATTAatgctttatttatatatgcatttaatttgaattttagaaattataacCAGTGGCATCATTATATAAAATGTCAAACACTGAAAtatcaatatcataattaatgataaaatatcaattaaagcCACTAAACTAAGGAGCGATGGTATTCTCTCACATATCACAAAAAGTTAAATGAGTTTTTAGTTTGGAGCATGATATGCTCGGGGttcaaattcaattattatttgtgtATAATTAACTGCCATGTATACTCCAAGTTAGAACTGGTTTTATATGAAATCCTGGTTTGTATAAATGCTGTCAGCAACAACAATAGAATTAAATCCTTGTTTTATGTGAAATCTTTACTAATATATTCTTTTCTTCCTTGGCAGGGAGATGGTAGTGGATGTGTTTCCATCTATGGACTCAAGTTTGATGATGAAAACTTTACGGCCAAACACACTGGTCCTGGCCTTCTGTCAATGGTATGTGTTTGCTATTTCTACCTGTTATTTTGGGTAATATGAAAATAGGCACTGTTAATGGAATGATCACACAAGGATAAATATGTACCAGTATGGTATTATTTACTGTGATAATTGCAATGTTTATCTATTCCTGAAATAGCTCCTTAACTGGAGCACTAATTGATATTAAATACATGATACACACACAAATCTACAAGACATTTCCTAACAGGTTAACATACAATTGTTACTTCCTGGAAACTTTGGaatcatattaatttttctttgctaAACTTCAAACAATTTTGTATGGCTAAATTAAGCTTTCACTTATTTCTATGAAAAATGGCTTAAGTCCAGTTTGTCTAATCTGCAGGCAAATAGCGGACAAAATACCAATGGGTGTCAGGTAACTTTCTAGTGGTCACATTCTCACTTACTTCCTTTTCCTTTCCATTTTCTCAGTGGTAATGTTAAATTGGTAATACTCTTTTCCTATTGATGAATCTTCTCTTCTTGCTTGCAGTTCTTTATAACATGTGCAAAATGTGACTGGCTTGACAACAAGCATGTTGTCTTTGGGGTATGCTTCACTATCTTCAGTtgcatatattaaatattctcCAAACAGCCTGaatgtgaatttagtttttcttcAAGGATGCGTTTGTTACATAGTACAACGTAGCACAAGGAGAACAGTACAAAACAAATACTTAAGTTGTAGAACAACTTTTTGTCTTGTACAATGTTTGGTGCCCAATGTACAGtacaaataaaacaatacaAAGTTTACCATAATacccttttattattaattaccttaatataattcatattattatatattttaaaataatatatataataaataatatataatatatattaatataaaatatttttatattatatcatattgAAGGCCCTATGGCCAGAACAAATAAGAATCATGAAATAGCacgataaaaaatgaaagtagtggttacaataaaaaatagtggttacaaaaaaattgagaatgtgAGTCATTGATAATGGGAGGCGAGAGAGTGGGAGAGAAAAGATAAGTGGGAAATTGAAAtggttatttttgtcttttaataGTTTGTACTTGGTACAAAAAGTTGTCCCATGGTTTGTTGAGTaacaaaaaattgtgtttttgagCTGTCCATCTCTTTTTGTTTGTGCTACACTGCTACAGAAGTCAAAATGAGAAGTTTTTTTAGGCATGCATAGATTGCTTATTATGCCATATGTGAGTATAATGGGAAAAGTGTCACGTTCCCTTTTGAGGGGAGGACTACATGCCCTGCTCATTGGTCAGTTATTGTTTAGAAAGAATTTTGACCTGCCtcaaaaaaattcacttgcattTTTATCTCTGCCTTATTTGAAATGTTACTAGCATCTTTCTTCTCCAAAACTGTTGATATGTTTTTCATTTACCACATGTCTCCCCTTTATGCAGAGAGTGCTTGGAGATGGTCTTTTGGTTGTCAGGAAGATTGAGAACGTGGCAACCGGACCCAATAACCGGCCAAAATTAGCTTGTGTCATTGCTGAATGTGGTGAAATGTAAATTTTAACCCAACTTGGCTAACAAACAATAGTTCTCTTAGCAAAGTTGATTGAATCCTCAGCAGCAACTGCACCTCCTATACAGATGTGGGCTTTCTACACATATTTCTGTGGCTTGAAACTAAATATTCTTGTCATgggattttttcttcttctgtaaGACAGGATAACGAGACAGTTGAGTAGCTCAACTAATTGAATAATCATGCTTGGGAATGACAGAATGATAATACTATGATGCATCTTTTTTGCCCCAAATCATCAAATGCACGCATGCTAATATATTGTCTGGGCCTAATATATTGTCTGGGCCTGTTTGTATACAAGTCATAAATGATTTCGAGAGCTTCTCTATcggaaatagttttttttttttccaatagaGAAGCATTGAAAAACTCTTAAAAGCACTTCCACTTCCAATCATGCTCTCGTGTAGTTATAGTTTGTGTTAACTGTCAAAGTACTTCTAAAGGCATTTCCTAACATTCGTTATGCTGCATGAGACGTTTGATGTATAATTGTACACATCAACCGCTAATTCGGCCTACCATTGCTCATGTCAATGGCAATGACCATTCATCCAGTCTTGTATCTTTTATCTTAATCCCAAGATGAAATTATTCGTGTTTGATCTTTGTCTTCAAAGTCAGAATTCCAGTATTCGTGGCATGAAACTATGCCACCTAGTTGGAAGAGAATAATTAAGAGAACATATAAACTCTGGTTATCTAAGGTTCAAGGTTGTGATATCAAATTCATCattccaaaatttaatttctttggagaaattatttaatttattgttttattggaTGAGTGCTAATACTTAATAGTGCTTatgtataagttattttttattagttattttagatTACTATTGAAATAAGTAAAAATCAGTTTTATAGACATAATTTCACTAAACACTGGACAagatttcatataattttaagcTGTTTACGTTAtaagataaatgaaaataagttgCAAAAAAGTTCTTTCAAACACACCCTTAACTTTTTTTACCAAAGGTTTTACCTGCTCTTCaatagaaaacatatttttaaggcactaatattttttatattaaaatatctaatataatttttctggagttaaatttaaaatttcatttacttaactttttttgtaattttttatcaatttattatttaatattttaaaaaaatatatttaattgttatttattcGATTATGAGTGATGATTAAACTAATAAATCAAGAACCGATATTTTTGTTGGTTGCAAAATATGGCTAACTTGGTTTTAAACTTATAGggttactagttttttttatattgtttttaatcaaaatttaacttttatgcTTGTGTTATTTTTCAATGTCAACTTTTATGAAGGATGAACCAAGATTTTATCTTACCGTGgccattcagaaaaaaaatatcttagagTGTTGCTAGGTACACCtaacattattgctggtgcacccaacattcttTAAAAATAGCAGAACTGTCCTTAATAATTTCTCCCCTTactgatcaacttgatccataaatcttaaatcaacttgattcataagtcttaaaaatcaacgGAGTTGATCCGGTACTTTTATCTTTTCGTGGTTAGTGCTGGATGCACCTAACAACATTCAACATCTTAACCCTAGCATAAGAACGAAGGCCCTGATTCGAAACGACGCCGTTTACTGAGCGCGTGTCACACATAGTCCATTTCTCTCATCGCAATAAACCAGTTCCCCTCTTCTTGCTAGGGaagaacaataaaaatcaaaggCAGAACAAAACCGAGCGAGTTGTTGTGACTGACTCAGTGAGCGAGCGAGCGAGTTACTCATGGCGAACGCGGCGCTTCGGAACGTGAAGGTGCTCCCGAACTCGGCGAATATGGAGGAAGCGCGTCACCGAGTCTTCGAATTCTTCAGAACGGCCTGCAGATTGTTACCCTCCGTTATGGAAATCTACAACCTCTACGACGTCGTTTCCGTCTCCGAACTCCGCTCCTCCGTCGCCTCCCAGATCCGCAACAACATCCACGTCACCGATCCCAAAGTATTttgtatttctttctttcttttatttttgtttggaaCGTTTTCTTAATCTGATGAGGTCTAAGGCAGTGTTtgggaatttttattttacttattcatTCGCCGCCGCTTTAGTGTTAGAAGATAGTCGATTTGATTCTATTCAGTCCTCTTTTGAAATGCATTCCGGAAAATTATGGCTGCTTTCGTTCTCTCGCtgtaattagaaaaattaattgcaAAATTTGTAGAGGAATTGATGGgggaaaaaactaaaatttgtcaatttttttttttattttgagtggaaatgaaaatgaaaatagaaaaccttATTGGTGTGGTACTTGATAAGAGAAACGTGATTGTGTTCTccaatattttgtttcttcttataTGATTAAATTTCTTGTTGTATGTGGAAGCATTGCAATTGTTTATTCATAGCCTCCTAATTGTGCTTTCAAACATCATAGGTTAAAGATTGAATTGGTAGTTTGTTGTGCAAATTTGGAGCCGACTTGCTTGATTGAAGTGAAGAGGAATTCTAAAAGAAAGAATTTGAGTTATTTGAATGGAAATCTCTCATGGTGAATAATATCCCTgatgatttgatttttaattgagCCTAATGGTGTTGTTTTGTGTGATCCATGTACCTGACCTTACCTGGTGGGATAAGgttatttattgttgttgtatgtGAATGGATATCTGGTAAagatttttgctacctattgtTAATGGAGTACCTTGAACTTATTATGTCTTTGCTTCTGGAATACATGCTGTATGAAAATTCTTATGTAGGTTATTTAGTATCAATGCTATCAATGGTGGATTCCGGAATATGGCAGAAAGCCCAGGTTCCGCCATATAAACATGCTATTGTGGCCTATGACACTGCGATAGTGGGCCACTTCCTCCATATTGGAATACACCAATATGGCGGTGTGTAGGTTTCCAATACTTTGGCTTGGTGTGTAGGTTTCCAATACTTTGGTTTGGTATGTAGGTTTCCTAGTCTTGGAATTTAGTGGTATAATTTTCAAGGGGATACATTTACATAATATACATCATAATAGAGCCTGAATTCTTTGATCTGATGTCTTGTTAAATTTCAAGGTGGAAGTTATAGTTTTGAATTTATCCATGTCATGATGGAAAAATGTGAAAAGGTAGGATATCTTTTACTGATGTGTAATTTAATGAAGGGTCCAAATTTTGGCTTTTCCTAGCTGGCAACCAATGAATAAGTTGATTCAAGCATATTGGGTGTTATCAGTTGGCAACCTGTGAATAAGTTGCCGTAGTGCATTGCCAGATGCTTTTGAGTGGTGTGTTTTAGTTGTtggaaaataatcatttattgtTGACGCTATTATCTTTTTGTGTCAGTGTGAAATTTTGCTATACTTCTACtgttctattaaatattttatgccTACTTTGTAACATCTTAGTTACTTTCTGGATTTGTTTGAAGATATGTCTGATTCCTTGTTTGAGATCCTTTGACATGATGAAACTTTGAAGCATGAATTCATGATTTTCTGTACTTGGGCTCAGTGATATTTCACTTGAACATAtagtttttcttcaaatttggtTCAGGAATATGTTCAAAGactgcaaaaatgatgattcaataagaacaaaataattatatctaTGAAAGATTTTATGAATGTCACTGACATTCGTGGACATTCAGGTGATCGATATGCTGCTTTTCAAGGGGATGGAAGAGCTGAAGAATGTTGTGGACCATTCAAAGCAGAGGCATCATATCATTGGTCAGTACGTAGTTGGTCGGCAAGTGCAGGATTCAGCCACAAAAGACCCGGGCACCTCTACTTTTCTGAAGAATTTCTACAACACCAATTACTTCTGAAGTTTGGTCATGAGCTGTGTTCTGTTTCCTCAAATAAAGAATTATCTTAAAACGTTTTTTATGTCAATACTGGATGAGATAATACTTTTGGTTTCAGACCAAACTCCTGTATTCAT
It contains:
- the CYP21 gene encoding peptidyl-prolyl cis-trans isomerase CYP21 codes for the protein MAGSIGSGGNTSTGVEWHVRPPNPKNPIVFFDVTIGNIPAGRIKMELFADIAPKTAENFRQFCTGEYRKAGLPVGYKGCQFHRVIKDFMIQAGDFVKGDGSGCVSIYGLKFDDENFTAKHTGPGLLSMANSGQNTNGCQFFITCAKCDWLDNKHVVFGRVLGDGLLVVRKIENVATGPNNRPKLACVIAECGEM
- the LOC100791392 gene encoding NADH dehydrogenase [ubiquinone] 1 alpha subcomplex subunit 6; translated protein: MANAALRNVKVLPNSANMEEARHRVFEFFRTACRLLPSVMEIYNLYDVVSVSELRSSVASQIRNNIHVTDPKVIDMLLFKGMEELKNVVDHSKQRHHIIGQYVVGRQVQDSATKDPGTSTFLKNFYNTNYF